A DNA window from Agrobacterium vaccinii contains the following coding sequences:
- a CDS encoding TetR/AcrR family transcriptional regulator, with the protein MPTERPQPSSKQPPLRADARRNREKLLEVAVLAFSENGAATSLEDIARRAGVGIGTLYRHFPTREHLVENVYRRELELLATTAAELMSQEKADIALAEWMDRFVSYMAAKRGMASSLKLLFTSNSTLFNEGSTLLHQTFGQLLKNAIDAGAIKGDIEPADVLNALFGIYSIPEGPDWRERAHRIVRLVMDGLRLPTAPELSK; encoded by the coding sequence GTGCCTACGGAGCGACCACAACCATCATCCAAGCAGCCTCCATTACGGGCAGATGCACGCCGTAATCGGGAAAAGCTGCTGGAGGTCGCGGTTCTGGCATTTTCGGAAAACGGTGCGGCTACTTCGCTGGAAGACATTGCCCGGCGCGCGGGCGTCGGCATTGGTACACTCTACCGCCATTTTCCAACGCGAGAACATCTGGTCGAAAACGTCTATCGTCGCGAACTGGAACTTCTGGCGACCACGGCAGCCGAGCTGATGTCGCAGGAAAAAGCGGATATTGCGCTTGCAGAATGGATGGACCGCTTCGTCAGCTACATGGCGGCCAAACGCGGCATGGCCAGCAGCCTAAAATTGCTGTTCACATCCAATTCCACGCTTTTCAACGAAGGCTCCACGCTTCTGCACCAGACATTCGGCCAACTCCTGAAAAACGCTATCGATGCTGGCGCCATCAAGGGCGACATAGAGCCCGCAGATGTGCTGAACGCACTCTTCGGCATATATTCGATCCCGGAAGGACCGGACTGGCGCGAGCGAGCGCACAGAATTGTCCGCCTCGTCATGGACGGATTGCGGCTTCCAACGGCACCAGAACTATCGAAGTGA
- a CDS encoding xanthine dehydrogenase family protein molybdopterin-binding subunit translates to MSAETQTLPEAGKTGRWQPAITADPMLRKHGTLGQPVSRIDGPMKVQGKTRFAAEFPYENLSYAALAFSTIARGRITDLHVKTAEAAPGVILVMTYKNAPRMKAPSLMMSSPTAAGASDLPIMQNDEIHWNGQPIALVLAETQEQADYAASLIKAEYAMLPAVTSFDEAKKTPRQLDNLLGQPPIVEIGDAETALANAEVKVDVIYRTPRHNHNAIELHAATVAWTGDELRVHDASQLLDLTKGQLADIFDLEMDNVHVTSPYVGGGFGGKCLWDHQILACAASKLAGRPVRIMLSREGVFRIVGGRTVTEQRVALGAKSDGTLDALIHTGTAAMTLHNSCPEQFTFPAKHLYAAKTFRLAQDVADMDMLVNTFMRAPGESVGTFALECALDELADKLAMDPIELRRRIEPEKDPTTGKPFSSRYLIEAYEKGAEQFGWDRRSQTPRQRREGEWLIGMGCATATYPYHRFPGGAARIKLTAEGHVTVSTAVHDMGMGTATAQAQHIAVRLGVPLDHVTFEYGDSKLPRGVIAGGSTQTASIGGAVIAATEVFVEELIKLAGNDSPLAGLSLGEVEPRDNGLGHVDDKSRFESYQSILRRAGREELVCEADAPPPAEMEAFSMHSYGAQFCEVRVSVVTGETRVSRFLGSFDAGQILNAKMAASQFKGGIIMGIGLALTEETNFDERTGRVVNASLADYHVPVQMDVPPIDILYTNKPDPQAPMGARGIGEIGITGVGAAIANAVYNATGVRIRNLPLTLDKVLEKLG, encoded by the coding sequence ATGAGCGCCGAAACCCAGACACTACCAGAGGCAGGGAAGACCGGCCGCTGGCAGCCCGCCATTACGGCTGACCCGATGCTGCGCAAGCACGGTACGCTTGGACAGCCCGTATCCCGCATCGATGGCCCGATGAAAGTTCAGGGCAAGACGCGTTTTGCAGCGGAGTTTCCCTATGAGAACCTTAGCTATGCGGCGCTTGCCTTCAGCACCATTGCGCGGGGTCGCATCACCGATCTGCATGTGAAGACGGCAGAGGCGGCACCCGGTGTCATTCTCGTCATGACCTACAAAAATGCCCCCCGCATGAAGGCGCCGTCATTGATGATGTCATCGCCGACAGCGGCAGGTGCCAGCGATCTCCCGATCATGCAGAACGACGAAATCCATTGGAACGGCCAGCCGATTGCGCTTGTTCTGGCGGAAACGCAGGAACAGGCCGATTATGCCGCTTCGCTTATCAAAGCGGAATATGCGATGCTGCCAGCGGTAACCTCTTTCGATGAGGCAAAGAAAACACCACGGCAATTGGACAACCTGCTCGGGCAACCGCCTATAGTGGAGATCGGCGACGCCGAGACAGCGCTCGCCAATGCCGAGGTCAAGGTCGATGTCATCTACCGCACGCCGCGACACAATCACAATGCCATCGAGTTACATGCGGCAACCGTTGCCTGGACCGGAGACGAACTGCGCGTTCATGATGCCAGCCAGTTGCTGGACCTGACGAAAGGCCAGCTTGCCGATATCTTCGATCTTGAGATGGACAATGTCCATGTGACCTCGCCCTATGTCGGCGGTGGTTTTGGCGGAAAATGTCTTTGGGACCACCAAATCCTCGCTTGCGCTGCATCCAAGCTGGCAGGACGACCGGTGCGGATCATGCTCTCACGCGAAGGCGTGTTCCGTATTGTGGGTGGTCGCACGGTGACCGAGCAGCGAGTGGCGCTCGGAGCCAAATCCGATGGCACGCTGGATGCGCTGATCCACACGGGTACGGCAGCGATGACACTGCACAATTCCTGCCCGGAACAGTTCACTTTTCCAGCCAAGCACCTTTATGCCGCCAAGACCTTCCGCTTGGCGCAGGATGTCGCAGACATGGACATGCTGGTAAACACTTTCATGCGGGCACCCGGTGAATCCGTCGGCACCTTCGCATTGGAATGTGCGCTGGATGAATTGGCAGACAAGCTGGCAATGGACCCCATCGAACTGCGCCGCCGTATCGAACCGGAAAAGGACCCGACGACCGGTAAACCGTTTTCATCACGATACCTCATCGAGGCCTATGAAAAGGGTGCGGAGCAATTCGGCTGGGATCGCCGAAGCCAGACCCCACGCCAGAGACGCGAGGGAGAATGGCTTATCGGCATGGGCTGTGCGACAGCAACTTATCCTTACCATCGCTTTCCAGGTGGTGCGGCGAGGATCAAGCTGACGGCAGAGGGGCATGTGACGGTCTCCACCGCCGTGCATGACATGGGCATGGGAACGGCGACGGCTCAAGCCCAACACATTGCTGTGCGGCTGGGCGTGCCGCTCGACCATGTCACCTTCGAGTATGGGGACAGCAAGCTGCCGCGCGGCGTCATCGCCGGTGGCTCGACACAAACCGCCTCGATTGGCGGTGCCGTCATCGCGGCAACGGAGGTCTTTGTCGAGGAGTTGATAAAGCTTGCTGGCAACGACTCGCCACTCGCCGGGCTTTCCCTCGGCGAAGTCGAGCCGAGAGATAATGGCCTTGGACATGTGGACGACAAAAGCCGCTTCGAAAGCTATCAGTCCATATTGCGCAGGGCAGGGCGTGAAGAACTGGTCTGCGAAGCAGATGCACCACCACCGGCAGAAATGGAGGCATTTTCTATGCACTCCTATGGCGCCCAGTTCTGCGAAGTGCGGGTTAGCGTCGTTACCGGTGAAACGCGCGTGTCGCGGTTCCTCGGCTCTTTCGATGCCGGGCAGATATTGAATGCCAAGATGGCCGCCAGCCAGTTCAAGGGCGGCATCATCATGGGCATCGGCCTTGCCCTGACGGAGGAAACCAACTTCGACGAGAGGACGGGCCGCGTCGTCAACGCCTCTCTAGCTGACTACCACGTGCCAGTGCAGATGGATGTCCCGCCCATCGACATTCTCTATACCAACAAGCCCGACCCGCAGGCCCCCATGGGCGCACGCGGCATCGGCGAAATCGGCATTACGGGAGTGGGAGCGGCGATTGCCAACGCCGTCTACAATGCAACCGGCGTCCGCATCCGCAATCTGCCTCTTACTCTCGACAAAGTGCTGGAGAAGCTTGGCTGA
- a CDS encoding amino acid ABC transporter ATP-binding protein — protein MTVSTDTAIVKLEDVHLSFGNTQVLKGIDLTVNKGDAVSIIGPSGSGKSTLLRCINALAMPQSGKITVAGTRVDELTKESERIELRKRVGIVFQQYNLFPHLTVLDNIVLAPTRILGANRTATEKLARELLEKVRLSEKADAYPGQLSGGQQQRVAIARALAMKPELVLFDEVTSALDPETVGEVLWVIRDLIRDGMTSILVTHEMRFAEEISDTVVFTENGRVVAHGSPKEIFHDSDNPRIRQFVGGLSGARALIRDGEGI, from the coding sequence ATGACTGTATCCACCGATACCGCGATCGTGAAACTGGAAGACGTGCATCTGTCTTTCGGGAATACACAGGTGCTCAAGGGCATAGATCTCACTGTCAACAAAGGCGACGCCGTTTCGATCATCGGCCCCTCAGGCTCTGGGAAGTCTACCCTGCTTCGCTGTATCAATGCCCTGGCTATGCCGCAAAGCGGTAAGATTACCGTCGCGGGCACACGGGTCGATGAGCTAACGAAGGAGAGCGAGCGCATCGAACTACGCAAGCGGGTGGGCATCGTCTTTCAGCAGTACAATCTGTTTCCGCATCTGACCGTTCTCGACAATATCGTGCTTGCGCCGACGCGCATTCTCGGCGCCAACCGCACGGCAACCGAGAAACTTGCGCGCGAATTGCTGGAAAAAGTCCGATTGTCGGAAAAAGCTGACGCCTATCCTGGCCAGCTTTCTGGTGGCCAGCAGCAGCGCGTGGCGATCGCCCGCGCACTTGCCATGAAGCCGGAACTCGTCCTGTTCGATGAGGTGACGTCTGCGCTCGACCCTGAAACCGTCGGCGAGGTTCTGTGGGTGATACGGGACCTCATCCGCGATGGCATGACCAGCATACTCGTGACCCACGAAATGCGTTTCGCCGAAGAGATCAGCGACACGGTGGTGTTTACCGAAAACGGTCGCGTCGTCGCTCACGGTTCACCAAAGGAGATATTCCACGATTCCGACAATCCGCGCATTCGCCAATTTGTCGGAGGCTTGTCGGGCGCCCGTGCCTTGATCCGTGACGGTGAAGGTATCTGA
- a CDS encoding MmgE/PrpD family protein: protein MANTTFTTTFAKAIVTSDPSKDHVAIDAARTAIIDFLACMIAGANDRTTGVLAGVIGADLPGKAIIVGRAEQTDPLVAAVLNGYAGHVLDYDDVHASVRGHPTTVIVPALLALAAERTFSAEAFIASYIVGLEAMARLGLSLGSKHYENGFHATATLGPVGVAAAICHLTGASVEKTAIALGLASTQAAGLRLQFGFDAKPYHAGMAARSGLLAARLAAAGFGGAPDFLDNPVNFYSAYAFGAGQPELTIENWGQPWQIVSPGLTLKAYPCCTASHPVASLGIELHREGLAAEQVDTITFTYPPGADAALVVTKPSNGIEARFSPEYVFSAALLDGALRLDHFDERPVDERIMALASRASRQHDRSAPRMSSDPTTRFVVLDIAMNDGSTINRRFDGLPGVTDPTEKFHDATAGNQAFVDIPDLVRSMRSEADFARLLSLLNQNFV from the coding sequence ATGGCCAACACCACATTTACAACCACCTTTGCCAAGGCAATTGTAACATCTGATCCGAGTAAGGATCACGTTGCAATAGATGCCGCGCGCACGGCGATAATAGATTTTCTCGCATGCATGATCGCGGGCGCCAATGACCGCACAACGGGTGTTCTGGCCGGTGTCATTGGCGCCGATTTGCCGGGAAAAGCGATTATCGTCGGTCGCGCCGAACAAACGGACCCTCTGGTCGCAGCAGTGCTAAACGGCTATGCGGGTCATGTGCTTGATTATGACGATGTGCACGCGAGCGTGCGTGGCCATCCGACAACGGTGATCGTTCCAGCGCTGCTCGCACTTGCCGCAGAACGGACTTTCAGTGCGGAGGCTTTCATTGCATCCTACATCGTCGGGCTGGAAGCCATGGCGCGGTTGGGGCTTTCCCTGGGCTCCAAACACTACGAAAATGGATTTCACGCTACCGCGACGCTTGGGCCTGTGGGAGTAGCTGCCGCGATCTGTCACCTCACCGGTGCATCGGTGGAAAAGACAGCTATCGCGCTTGGCCTAGCCTCAACGCAAGCCGCTGGACTGCGCTTGCAATTCGGTTTCGACGCAAAGCCTTATCATGCGGGCATGGCCGCACGATCCGGCCTGCTCGCGGCGCGATTGGCCGCGGCTGGTTTCGGTGGCGCACCTGACTTTCTCGACAATCCGGTCAACTTCTATTCTGCCTATGCCTTCGGTGCAGGACAGCCGGAATTGACGATCGAAAACTGGGGGCAGCCATGGCAGATCGTCTCGCCCGGCCTCACGCTGAAAGCCTATCCCTGCTGCACAGCAAGCCATCCCGTCGCTTCGCTGGGTATAGAGCTTCACCGTGAAGGCCTGGCAGCCGAGCAGGTAGACACGATCACCTTCACCTATCCGCCCGGGGCCGATGCAGCCCTCGTGGTAACGAAGCCGAGCAATGGCATCGAAGCACGGTTCAGCCCGGAATATGTCTTCTCCGCAGCCTTGCTCGACGGCGCTTTGCGGCTTGACCATTTCGACGAACGGCCGGTGGACGAGCGCATCATGGCGCTCGCCAGTCGTGCCAGCCGCCAACATGATAGGTCAGCACCGCGCATGTCGAGCGATCCAACCACGCGGTTCGTCGTGCTGGATATCGCTATGAACGACGGTAGTACAATCAATCGCCGCTTCGATGGCCTGCCCGGCGTCACAGATCCAACAGAAAAATTCCACGACGCAACCGCTGGCAACCAGGCCTTTGTGGATATTCCAGACCTTGTCCGCAGCATGAGAAGCGAGGCAGATTTTGCCCGGCTTCTTTCGCTGCTCAATCAGAACTTCGTTTGA
- a CDS encoding amino acid ABC transporter permease: MNDIDLTSLFVDLTSRLGLNYEFLATGYEAQIWRDGFITTLYLVAITIPVSLIFGLMFAACLTSGRLWLSAPVRAFVELTRNTPTLVQLMFSFLVLNTFVSNLFGGAQNNPLSPFFWVVAVVGLHVAALHAEAIRGGIEAVPSSMIEAARGMGFSQFEILRYVQIPLAFRASLPAIVNGLISLVKSTTVGNAIAVSEITYASIMVWTQRDNVVELMIVLLAFFSLINFLIARAGSWAERKLAIPGYGL, encoded by the coding sequence ATGAATGATATAGATCTTACCAGCCTGTTTGTCGATCTGACGAGCAGGCTGGGTCTCAATTATGAATTTCTGGCGACGGGTTACGAGGCGCAAATCTGGCGAGATGGTTTCATCACCACGCTTTATCTGGTCGCCATCACCATTCCCGTTAGTCTGATTTTCGGATTGATGTTTGCAGCCTGCCTGACCTCAGGCAGGCTTTGGCTGTCTGCGCCGGTGCGTGCGTTCGTGGAGCTAACGCGCAATACACCGACACTCGTGCAGCTCATGTTCAGCTTTCTTGTGCTGAACACATTTGTCTCCAACCTGTTTGGCGGCGCGCAGAACAATCCGCTGTCTCCCTTCTTCTGGGTGGTTGCCGTGGTTGGGCTGCATGTTGCGGCCTTGCATGCGGAAGCCATCCGTGGCGGCATTGAGGCTGTACCATCATCGATGATCGAGGCGGCGCGCGGCATGGGGTTCAGCCAGTTCGAAATCCTGCGTTACGTACAGATACCGCTCGCGTTTCGCGCGTCCCTGCCAGCCATCGTCAACGGGCTCATCAGCCTAGTCAAATCGACAACAGTGGGCAATGCCATTGCCGTCAGCGAAATCACCTATGCGTCGATCATGGTGTGGACGCAGCGCGACAATGTGGTCGAACTGATGATCGTCCTTCTGGCGTTTTTCAGCCTGATCAATTTTCTGATCGCCCGCGCCGGTTCTTGGGCAGAGCGTAAGCTCGCCATTCCGGGGTACGGCCTATGA
- a CDS encoding 2Fe-2S iron-sulfur cluster-binding protein yields MHFTINGTAIDVEADIRTSLLDLMRNSLGFTGTKKGCDQGACGACTVLVDGERINSCLALAVQYQGRSITTVEGLAANGNLNALQKAFIDHDGFQCGYCTPGQLCSAIGMAGEIERNIPSVVTSDLSADSIPVNDTEIRERMSGNLCRCGAYNGIVEAISETLAQQTAVPTEERARA; encoded by the coding sequence ATGCATTTTACCATCAACGGAACTGCAATCGACGTAGAGGCTGATATCCGCACCTCTCTGCTCGACCTCATGCGCAACTCCCTTGGTTTTACGGGGACGAAAAAGGGGTGTGACCAAGGCGCTTGTGGCGCCTGCACCGTCCTTGTCGATGGTGAGCGCATCAACTCTTGTCTGGCGCTCGCGGTCCAATATCAGGGGCGCAGCATCACTACAGTCGAAGGGCTTGCGGCCAATGGCAATCTGAATGCCTTGCAGAAAGCCTTCATCGATCATGATGGCTTTCAGTGTGGCTATTGCACGCCCGGGCAACTCTGTTCCGCCATCGGGATGGCAGGCGAGATCGAACGCAACATCCCGAGCGTCGTCACCAGCGATCTTTCAGCGGACAGCATTCCGGTCAACGATACGGAAATCCGCGAGCGTATGAGCGGCAATCTCTGTCGATGCGGAGCCTATAACGGCATTGTCGAAGCCATTTCAGAAACCCTGGCACAGCAGACGGCAGTGCCGACAGAAGAGAGGGCACGGGCATGA
- a CDS encoding XdhC family protein — MPVPEKAFSTDNALDVLNFAIESMMSGHKVALCTLVEIRGGSSRPLGAQMAVADNGCYCGYVSGGCTEAAIAAEALQAMVKGDDRFVMLGEGSPFFDIVLPCGGGITVAVHLVRDVTPLCSVVALVKNRQTGWLSYAPHSQRLSLGSVIGKAGWNDDIFITSYRPAVRVLLSGRSLEVETAAHVAKAAGYDVVVHDHGTVGAFDVSLTDNDTAVALLQHDLDLEMPMLEAALKSRPFYIGALGSARTHQKRVERLRQSGHSNEAIARIKAPIGLFEKARDAQTLALSVIADIAACRQSALASG; from the coding sequence ATGCCCGTGCCGGAAAAGGCCTTCTCGACAGACAACGCGCTCGACGTTTTGAATTTCGCAATAGAATCCATGATGTCCGGTCACAAGGTGGCGCTTTGCACATTGGTGGAAATCCGAGGAGGCTCATCACGTCCGCTCGGAGCGCAAATGGCCGTTGCCGATAACGGTTGCTACTGCGGCTACGTATCAGGCGGTTGCACGGAGGCAGCTATCGCCGCTGAGGCCTTGCAGGCGATGGTTAAAGGTGACGACCGTTTCGTGATGCTGGGGGAGGGGTCGCCCTTCTTCGATATCGTCCTGCCATGTGGCGGTGGCATCACCGTTGCCGTCCATCTCGTTCGAGATGTGACGCCGCTCTGTTCCGTGGTCGCGCTTGTCAAAAATCGGCAGACTGGATGGCTTTCCTATGCTCCACACAGCCAGCGCCTGTCACTCGGTAGCGTCATTGGTAAAGCCGGTTGGAATGACGATATCTTCATAACGTCCTACCGACCCGCCGTCCGCGTTCTCTTGTCTGGGCGCTCACTCGAAGTCGAAACGGCTGCACATGTCGCAAAGGCTGCGGGCTACGACGTCGTCGTTCACGACCATGGCACGGTCGGTGCTTTTGATGTTTCGTTGACCGATAATGATACGGCGGTCGCTCTGCTTCAACACGATCTCGACCTGGAAATGCCCATGCTTGAAGCGGCGTTGAAATCGCGACCGTTTTACATCGGTGCCCTTGGCAGTGCCCGAACTCACCAAAAACGCGTGGAGCGGCTTCGACAAAGCGGCCATTCTAATGAGGCCATCGCCCGGATCAAGGCACCGATTGGCCTGTTCGAAAAAGCGAGAGATGCCCAGACTTTGGCCCTTTCAGTTATCGCCGATATCGCAGCCTGTCGCCAGTCCGCCCTCGCGTCAGGCTAG
- a CDS encoding transporter substrate-binding domain-containing protein, with product MFARAITKVIFGLSISLATLASTQASADATLDRIKGRGKLTVGVILSGAPFGFIDPKSQEQKGYNVDLAKALATDLGVELETVTVTPPNRVQFLQQGKVDILIANMQYTDERAKILDYVPTPYDRAGGAAVVRKDSGLKDWADLKGKPVCISQGSNYAQPLAEEYGAIVKALPSQPESLLALQGGNCVAAVHVGATVGLLLVDRADERKDYAIPFPTELIPSDSVIWLRKDENDTKTALDNAVKKLHKSGKLLEMAKANRLLNTKYLEEENKKLSAAQ from the coding sequence ATGTTTGCCAGAGCCATAACCAAAGTTATTTTCGGACTTTCGATTTCGCTCGCTACACTGGCGAGTACTCAGGCTTCAGCAGACGCTACGCTGGATCGGATCAAAGGCCGTGGGAAGCTGACTGTCGGCGTTATTCTTTCTGGTGCACCTTTTGGCTTTATCGATCCCAAGTCGCAGGAGCAGAAGGGTTACAATGTTGACCTCGCAAAAGCGCTGGCTACCGATCTCGGTGTGGAGCTGGAAACAGTGACAGTAACACCTCCGAACCGGGTACAATTTCTGCAGCAGGGCAAAGTCGATATCCTCATTGCCAACATGCAGTACACCGACGAGCGTGCAAAAATTCTCGATTACGTGCCGACACCTTATGACCGTGCCGGTGGCGCTGCCGTTGTGCGCAAAGATAGCGGGTTGAAGGACTGGGCTGATCTAAAGGGTAAGCCGGTCTGCATCTCGCAGGGTTCGAACTACGCCCAGCCGTTGGCCGAAGAATATGGAGCCATCGTCAAGGCGCTCCCAAGCCAGCCGGAATCGCTGCTTGCGCTTCAGGGCGGCAACTGCGTTGCTGCCGTGCATGTCGGGGCGACTGTCGGCTTGCTGCTTGTCGACCGCGCCGACGAACGGAAAGACTATGCTATTCCGTTCCCAACAGAGTTGATCCCATCCGATTCCGTGATCTGGCTCCGTAAGGATGAAAACGACACCAAGACTGCACTCGATAACGCCGTGAAGAAGCTGCACAAATCGGGCAAATTGCTTGAGATGGCAAAGGCGAACCGCTTGCTCAATACCAAGTATCTGGAAGAAGAGAACAAAAAGCTTTCTGCCGCGCAATGA
- a CDS encoding amino acid ABC transporter permease, translating to MNMKPTQAPKASSRILRYAGFVAMPLLVVVWSLVDLTLGKELLDWIPYLASGFAMNIVIALCAITIGTTAGVLLGLMQLAPYWFIRWPAAIYVQIFRNAPALVLIFATTYIFPFEIVLFGNYLPFPDWIKAVIGLAILASAYIAEITRGAVVSIPTTQWEASKGLGFSRMQALRFVILPQCVRRSLPPWMNVASSIAMGTSLASLVGVHELMHAATDASTAVRRLDFTIIAYVVVMAAFFTLCYPIARLTRRLEQRFNAG from the coding sequence ATGAACATGAAACCGACCCAAGCACCCAAGGCAAGCAGCCGAATTCTGCGCTACGCGGGTTTTGTCGCCATGCCGTTGCTGGTTGTCGTATGGTCTCTCGTCGACCTGACGCTTGGTAAGGAATTGCTGGATTGGATTCCCTACCTCGCCTCCGGCTTTGCGATGAATATCGTGATCGCACTCTGCGCGATTACGATCGGGACCACGGCTGGCGTTCTACTCGGCCTCATGCAACTGGCACCTTATTGGTTCATTCGCTGGCCAGCGGCAATATACGTCCAGATTTTTCGCAATGCACCGGCGCTCGTGCTGATCTTTGCCACCACCTATATCTTTCCCTTTGAGATCGTGCTGTTCGGCAACTATCTGCCTTTCCCGGACTGGATCAAGGCGGTGATCGGTCTTGCTATTCTTGCCAGCGCCTACATTGCAGAAATCACTCGTGGTGCCGTCGTCTCCATACCGACGACGCAGTGGGAGGCGAGCAAAGGACTGGGCTTTTCCCGCATGCAGGCCCTTCGCTTCGTCATCCTGCCGCAATGCGTGCGCCGTTCGCTGCCGCCATGGATGAACGTCGCCTCTTCGATTGCCATGGGGACATCGCTGGCATCCCTTGTTGGCGTCCACGAGTTGATGCATGCCGCGACCGATGCCAGCACCGCAGTACGCAGGCTTGATTTCACCATCATCGCCTATGTCGTGGTGATGGCCGCGTTTTTCACGCTCTGCTACCCGATCGCCCGGCTTACCCGCCGCCTCGAACAGCGCTTCAACGCGGGCTGA
- a CDS encoding FAD binding domain-containing protein has product MNIFSYHQASDAASAIALKQAGPAAKYLGGGTNLVDLMRETVEQPETLVDISHLPGTIEQRADGSLLIGAGVTNTALAAHDAIRANFPLLSRSILAGASAQIRNVATVGGNILQRTRCRYFYDNAARCNKRKPHAGCDALEGFNRYHAILGASESCVATHPSDLCVALVALDAVVHLQGPTGTRSMPLRDLHRLPGDRPDVESELQPDELITAVEIPPLALARRSAYRKVRDRASYAFALISVAAALDVDDAGVVRDVRLALGGVAHKPWRALKAEAALKGQKADADSFRAAAEAELADAVGLRDNAFKVELAKRTIVAVLEELKGENA; this is encoded by the coding sequence ATGAATATTTTCTCCTATCATCAAGCATCAGATGCCGCGTCCGCCATCGCGCTTAAACAGGCAGGCCCTGCAGCGAAATATCTGGGAGGCGGCACAAATCTCGTTGATCTCATGCGCGAAACCGTCGAACAGCCGGAAACTTTGGTCGATATCTCGCATCTGCCCGGTACCATTGAGCAGCGCGCCGATGGAAGTCTGCTGATCGGTGCCGGTGTGACAAACACGGCACTTGCAGCGCATGATGCCATCAGGGCGAATTTCCCGCTTCTATCCCGCTCGATTTTGGCCGGAGCGAGTGCGCAAATCCGTAATGTGGCGACTGTCGGCGGCAACATACTACAACGGACCCGCTGTCGATATTTTTACGACAACGCCGCTCGCTGCAACAAACGTAAGCCGCATGCGGGCTGTGATGCGCTGGAAGGTTTCAACCGCTACCACGCAATCCTCGGCGCGTCCGAAAGCTGTGTGGCGACTCACCCGTCCGACCTGTGCGTCGCTCTCGTCGCTCTGGATGCTGTCGTTCACCTCCAAGGACCGACGGGCACCCGCAGCATGCCCTTGCGTGACCTTCACCGCCTACCCGGTGATCGCCCCGATGTGGAGAGCGAGTTGCAGCCGGACGAACTCATCACGGCAGTTGAAATTCCGCCGCTCGCCCTTGCGCGGCGGTCTGCGTACCGAAAAGTGCGGGATCGCGCGAGCTACGCGTTCGCCCTCATTTCCGTCGCCGCAGCACTGGACGTGGACGATGCCGGTGTCGTGCGCGATGTCAGGCTGGCGCTTGGCGGTGTTGCGCACAAACCCTGGAGAGCACTGAAAGCCGAGGCTGCCTTGAAAGGTCAAAAAGCGGATGCTGACAGTTTTCGCGCCGCTGCCGAAGCGGAACTCGCGGATGCCGTAGGCCTGCGTGACAACGCATTCAAAGTCGAACTGGCGAAACGAACCATCGTTGCCGTTCTTGAAGAATTGAAGGGAGAAAACGCATGA